One window of the Brevundimonas goettingensis genome contains the following:
- a CDS encoding SRPBCC family protein, with protein sequence MSDPVEVRVEKRFRHPPERVFDAFLDPATVGLWLFHTPEGVMEKTDYEPVVGGAFAIFERRGDDLARHPVRSDRTPGADRLRFPGRRSARGTDTRDRDLHA encoded by the coding sequence ATGAGCGATCCTGTCGAGGTGCGCGTCGAGAAACGCTTTCGTCACCCGCCAGAACGGGTCTTCGACGCCTTCCTCGATCCGGCGACGGTCGGCCTGTGGCTGTTCCATACGCCCGAGGGGGTGATGGAGAAGACCGACTACGAGCCCGTCGTCGGCGGCGCCTTCGCGATCTTCGAGCGGCGCGGCGACGATCTGGCGCGGCATCCGGTTCGTTCAGATCGAACGCCCGGGGCTGATCGTCTTCGATTTCCGGGTCGACGAAGCGCCAGAGGAACCGACACGCGTGACCGTGACCTTCACGCCTGA
- a CDS encoding YdeI/OmpD-associated family protein, translating into MAPVVVDPKHVHAFADEAAFEAWLAKNHVRETEIWIRIYKVKSGTASITVKEAIDVCLCWGWIDGIKKSFDEASFLQRYTPRGKKSVWSQVNVDNVARLTEAGRMTVHGHKHIEAAKADGRWDAAYRIKGSTLPDDFVAAVEAVPEAKATLDTLSAQNRFALIFRLQALKTEAGRQKAIARFIDMLARGETPHPQGTPK; encoded by the coding sequence ATGGCGCCCGTCGTCGTCGATCCGAAGCATGTCCACGCCTTCGCGGACGAAGCCGCCTTTGAGGCTTGGCTGGCGAAGAACCACGTCCGGGAGACCGAGATCTGGATCCGCATCTACAAGGTGAAGTCGGGCACGGCCTCGATCACGGTCAAGGAGGCCATTGACGTCTGCCTGTGCTGGGGCTGGATCGACGGAATCAAGAAGAGCTTCGACGAGGCCAGCTTCCTGCAGCGCTACACCCCGCGCGGGAAGAAGAGCGTCTGGAGCCAGGTCAATGTCGACAACGTCGCGCGCCTGACCGAGGCAGGGCGGATGACCGTTCACGGCCACAAGCACATCGAGGCGGCCAAGGCGGACGGCCGCTGGGACGCCGCCTATCGCATCAAGGGTTCAACCCTGCCTGACGACTTCGTGGCGGCTGTCGAGGCCGTACCGGAGGCGAAGGCGACACTCGACACCCTCAGCGCCCAGAACCGCTTCGCCCTGATCTTCCGGCTTCAGGCCCTGAAGACCGAGGCGGGGCGGCAGAAGGCCATCGCGCGGTTCATCGACATGCTGGCGCGGGGCGAAACCCCTCATCCGCAAGGAACGCCCAAATGA
- a CDS encoding winged helix-turn-helix domain-containing protein has protein sequence MGLTDLGRIDEVIHGRMRLGIMVYLADAEVADFTELKTVLEATQGNLSVHIKKLEEAGYVAVAKSFVNNKPLTRVSITDAGRTAFAAYLEALGGLIGRAG, from the coding sequence ATGGGGCTGACCGATCTCGGACGGATCGACGAGGTCATCCACGGCCGCATGCGGCTGGGGATCATGGTCTATCTGGCCGACGCCGAGGTCGCTGACTTCACCGAGCTGAAGACGGTGCTGGAGGCCACCCAGGGCAATCTCTCCGTCCACATCAAGAAGCTGGAGGAGGCGGGTTATGTCGCCGTCGCCAAGAGCTTCGTGAACAACAAGCCCCTGACCCGGGTGTCGATCACCGATGCGGGTCGCACGGCCTTCGCCGCCTATCTGGAGGCGTTGGGCGGGCTGATCGGGCGGGCGGGCTGA
- a CDS encoding VOC family protein, with product MITAAAPFLMFQGDCEEALTFYAAVIPGAEVAALMKGPDGKVAMARLSVAGLEIMANDSPPVHDFTFTPSTSTFLTVEAEDEVDALAGALGEGGKTMMPAGNYGFSKRFAWVQDRFGVSWQINSPS from the coding sequence ATGATCACCGCCGCCGCTCCCTTCCTGATGTTCCAGGGCGATTGCGAGGAGGCCCTGACCTTCTACGCCGCAGTCATCCCCGGCGCCGAAGTCGCCGCCCTGATGAAGGGCCCGGACGGCAAGGTCGCCATGGCCCGGCTGTCGGTCGCCGGGCTGGAGATCATGGCCAATGACTCGCCGCCGGTGCACGACTTCACCTTTACCCCCTCTACCTCGACCTTCCTGACCGTCGAGGCCGAAGACGAGGTCGACGCCCTGGCCGGAGCGCTGGGCGAAGGCGGCAAGACGATGATGCCGGCCGGAAACTACGGCTTCTCGAAGCGGTTCGCCTGGGTGCAGGACCGGTTCGGGGTGTCGTGGCAGATCAATTCGCCGAGCTGA
- a CDS encoding SRPBCC family protein, with product MTDTLVETIPGRDAGTIREDGDGWIIGFERRLRHSPERVWKALTTPEGLACWLAEAEIDTVPGGKMELHFRQPDNDFMPDVPEKRRQSNEVLTVRPYSLFEHTFGSNPDSIVSWRLEPDGDGTHLVLAHRVPSTWESGRKNVLAGWQHHMEGLEDAIHGVRHPWSWDRWFALRDAYAERLENPNAGDDKPYSNDWRTA from the coding sequence ATGACCGATACTCTCGTTGAAACCATTCCCGGGCGCGACGCCGGCACGATCCGCGAGGACGGAGACGGCTGGATCATCGGCTTCGAACGCCGTCTGCGCCATTCGCCTGAACGGGTCTGGAAGGCCCTGACCACGCCGGAAGGCCTCGCCTGCTGGCTGGCAGAGGCGGAGATCGACACGGTTCCCGGCGGCAAGATGGAGCTGCATTTCCGCCAGCCCGACAACGACTTCATGCCCGACGTGCCGGAGAAGCGACGCCAGTCGAACGAGGTCCTGACCGTCCGTCCCTACAGCCTGTTCGAGCACACCTTCGGCAGCAATCCGGACTCGATCGTCTCCTGGCGGCTGGAGCCCGACGGCGACGGCACTCATCTGGTCCTCGCCCACCGCGTGCCCTCGACATGGGAGAGCGGGCGCAAGAACGTCCTGGCCGGCTGGCAACACCATATGGAAGGGCTGGAAGACGCCATCCACGGCGTGCGCCATCCCTGGAGCTGGGACCGCTGGTTCGCCCTGCGCGACGCCTATGCCGAGCGTCTCGAGAACCCGAACGCGGGCGATGACAAGCCTTACTCGAACGACTGGCGGACGGCGTGA
- the folP gene encoding dihydropteroate synthase, producing the protein MNRIQVMGIVNVTPDSFSDGGRLATVEAAVAHALSLVEQGADILDIGGESTRPGAEPVNVAEEIARTLPVIAGVRARWAGPISIDTLKPEVARAAVGAGATMWNDVSALSFAPDSLETAAALRCEVVLMHMKGEPRTMQAAPVYDDVVSEVVDYLDGRATAAVKAGVAREQIWLDPGIGFGKTTAHNLALTARLEALVDLGYPVLYAASRKRTILGVDETAVDPADRLGGSLALMLEGTRRGAKMVRVHDVRETVQALKLWEAVSSAN; encoded by the coding sequence ATGAACCGGATCCAGGTCATGGGCATCGTCAATGTCACGCCCGACAGCTTTTCGGACGGCGGGCGGCTGGCGACGGTGGAGGCGGCGGTGGCCCACGCTCTCAGCCTGGTCGAGCAGGGCGCCGACATCCTCGACATCGGCGGCGAGAGCACCCGGCCGGGCGCGGAGCCGGTCAATGTCGCCGAGGAGATCGCTCGCACCCTGCCGGTGATCGCGGGGGTTCGCGCCCGTTGGGCCGGACCGATCAGCATCGACACCCTGAAGCCCGAGGTGGCGCGGGCCGCCGTCGGGGCGGGGGCTACCATGTGGAACGACGTCTCGGCCCTGAGCTTCGCGCCCGATAGTCTGGAGACGGCGGCGGCCCTGCGCTGCGAGGTCGTCCTGATGCATATGAAGGGCGAGCCGCGCACCATGCAGGCGGCGCCCGTCTATGACGACGTGGTCTCGGAGGTCGTGGACTATCTGGACGGGCGGGCGACGGCGGCGGTGAAGGCCGGGGTGGCGCGCGAGCAGATCTGGCTGGATCCCGGCATCGGTTTCGGCAAGACGACGGCCCACAACCTGGCCCTGACGGCGCGACTGGAGGCCTTGGTCGACCTGGGCTACCCCGTTCTCTACGCCGCCAGCCGGAAGCGCACGATCCTCGGCGTCGACGAGACCGCCGTCGATCCCGCCGACCGTCTGGGCGGGTCGCTGGCCCTGATGTTGGAGGGGACGCGTCGCGGGGCGAAGATGGTCCGCGTCCACGACGTGCGTGAGACGGTTCAGGCCTTGAAGCTGTGGGAAGCGGTCAGCTCGGCGAATTGA
- a CDS encoding SRPBCC family protein produces the protein MWRGIRFVQIERPGLIVFDFRVDEAPEEPTRVTVTFTPEGDGCSVILSHDLAPAWAAYAERSAAGWSTILDSLSAVADARS, from the coding sequence ATCTGGCGCGGCATCCGGTTCGTTCAGATCGAACGCCCGGGGCTGATCGTCTTCGATTTCCGGGTCGACGAAGCGCCAGAGGAACCGACACGCGTGACCGTGACCTTCACGCCTGAAGGCGACGGCTGCTCCGTCATCCTCAGCCACGACCTCGCCCCCGCCTGGGCCGCATACGCCGAGCGCTCAGCCGCCGGCTGGTCCACGATCCTCGACAGTCTGTCGGCCGTTGCCGACGCCCGGAGCTGA
- a CDS encoding SRPBCC family protein: MTAPVASAGMLIRRPVAEVFRAFADPAVTTRFWFTDSTGALEPGAIVDWTWAMYGASTEVAVKAVEPDRRILIDWDNRSTPTEVEWLFETRGSDTWVTVENRGFTDNADGVARALDSTGGFALVLAGAKIWLEHGIEPRFVVDRHPDHHAEGWSE, from the coding sequence GTGACTGCGCCTGTCGCCAGCGCCGGGATGCTGATCCGCCGACCGGTCGCGGAGGTGTTTCGCGCCTTCGCCGATCCCGCGGTGACGACCCGCTTCTGGTTCACTGACAGCACGGGCGCCCTAGAGCCCGGCGCGATCGTCGACTGGACCTGGGCCATGTACGGGGCCTCGACCGAAGTGGCGGTCAAGGCCGTGGAGCCCGACCGCCGCATCCTGATCGACTGGGACAATCGCTCCACACCGACCGAGGTCGAGTGGCTGTTTGAAACGCGTGGTAGCGACACCTGGGTCACCGTCGAGAACCGAGGCTTCACGGACAATGCCGACGGGGTGGCCAGGGCGCTGGATTCGACCGGAGGCTTCGCCCTGGTGCTGGCCGGCGCCAAGATCTGGCTGGAACACGGGATCGAGCCGCGTTTCGTCGTCGACCGCCATCCCGACCATCATGCGGAAGGCTGGAGCGAATGA